AAGGAGAAGGAGGGTCGATCCATTGGCCTGGATCAGTTGCATTTTGAATTCTCAGGAGCTGGAGAGTTTGCTTATATGATAATGATATCTTTGGAGAGGTCTCGAGCGGATGGCGGTCTACTGTTGTTTGACGACAGACAATCCCTTGGTATTGGAGATTTGTGCCGGTACAGGGTGACTGCCGATAAATCGCAGTTAGAGGAAAAGGGCATTGACGTTGACCATCTCTTTGTGAGGGTGAAGAATGAGGAGAGTCCGTTACTGAGGCCTATCTACTTGACGGGGCCGTATGCTTGTTACGTTGACGTCAGGCCTCACAAGTATGATGAAGATAGGAAGTTTGACTCGAGTGAAACAATTCAGTTCACTAGTGATTTGAGACCAAATGAGCATTTCAAGGCGAAATTACATTTGAACGAGAATGCCAGGATGGAAAGCGGTCTCTACTCGTGGATTGTGGACGTGATATCTCAGGTGAGCGTGAGTGCGCTTCCTAAAGTGGAATATAGGCTTAGGATTGGTACTACTAAGGCAGCGGCGAAACACGTTGCGGAAACGAGCACGATGAAGGGGTTTACGGTGGAAAAGTGGGATACGCAATCCCTCTGGAACTTGCCGCCCAAGTATCCCGAAAAGCCGGTGCATTTGGTTATCTTGACCCACGGAATCTTCTCCAACATCGGCTGCGACATGCTTTATATGAAGGATAAGATCGAACAAAAATGCTTTGCAATGGAGGAAAGAATCAACCCCAACGTCGTTCTAAGGGGCTGTATGGAAAATGTGGGTAAGTCAGCTAGGGGAGTGAGGTATTTGGGGACTAGAGTGGGTCAGTATGTCATCGCTGAGATTGAAAGGTTGAACGAAACTTACAAGGTGGACAAGATCTCTTTTATCGGTCATTCGCTGGGAGGACCCGTGCAGGCCATGGCCATCCACTATATCGCCGTCAAGAGACCAGATCTATTCGATCCGAATACCGGGGTGAAGCCGATAAATTTCATTGCGTTTGCCAGCCCATTTTTGGGCGTCGTCGGCGATTTCCCAAGGTATGTTTCATTGGCTTTGGACGTTGGGGCACTTGGCATTACAGGCCGCGATCTCACTCTTAGACACACACCgatcttttccagaaaCGGGCTGGGTGGGTCAAGGGGTCCTAGTCGTCTTCATAAACTGATACTAGAAGCTTTACCACAGAAACCTGCACTGGAGGTCCTACAGCGGCTCGTTCATCGAACAGTTTACGCGAACGTTTTGCACGATGGTATTGTTCCTTTAAGAACTGCAGCGCTTTTGTACCTGGATTGGAACAGTTTATCAAAGGTTCACCAGATTCGTAAGCAAAAATCACTCGCTATGAAGAAGGATTCCTCTGAGGCGGGTCAAGCTCCTGAA
Above is a genomic segment from Torulaspora globosa chromosome 1, complete sequence containing:
- a CDS encoding putative hydrolase (ancestral locus Anc_5.560), producing MIMISLERSRADGGLLLFDDRQSLGIGDLCRYRVTADKSQLEEKGIDVDHLFVRVKNEESPLLRPIYLTGPYACYVDVRPHKYDEDRKFDSSETIQFTSDLRPNEHFKAKLHLNENARMESGLYSWIVDVISQVSVSALPKVEYRLRIGTTKAAAKHVAETSTMKGFTVEKWDTQSLWNLPPKYPEKPVHLVILTHGIFSNIGCDMLYMKDKIEQKCFAMEERINPNVVLRGCMENVGKSARGVRYLGTRVGQYVIAEIERLNETYKVDKISFIGHSLGGPVQAMAIHYIAVKRPDLFDPNTGVKPINFIAFASPFLGVVGDFPRYVSLALDVGALGITGRDLTLRHTPIFSRNGLGGSRGPSRLHKLILEALPQKPALEVLQRLVHRTVYANVLHDGIVPLRTAALLYLDWNSLSKVHQIRKQKSLAMKKDSSEAGQAPESAVVYPSSSLDDNHNTASSEIASTVFNEPSGVVENGEDGLAENEEEPLCESANRSGNSSRVEKSEEPSATGDSHKEKTTMGEIPVESMDKRAALQWLIPQGISQGKKYSKYMRTQTVDVSSESSESDTGLVGTLHVNQEEKKFVPPPAASTVMAAISVITSPVPTQKYIKDPSLRTDAIIHDKVYHPDELPPAHYMNRPFIKKVIYPNESNNRHQERIARAWQETMTWRKVLVDLKPDSHNNICVRRRFTNLFGNVVVHNMVETHFGVQACEKYATL